From Cellulomonas dongxiuzhuiae, the proteins below share one genomic window:
- a CDS encoding sugar O-acetyltransferase, which yields MDEREVRRRMRAQELYDDEGPGLEALVAERQRAKELTWRFNLMNPTDVPGRQAILRELFGAMGERVWIEAPLQVSYGYNVSFGDDVFVNVGFTLVDDVEVTIGSRVMIAPNVTISVTGHPVHPELRSGMSQFSAPVTVEDDVWIGAHVVLLPGVRVGAGSIVGAGSVVTKDVPPGVVVGGVPARVLRPITDADREFTYRSPGTLA from the coding sequence ATGGACGAGCGCGAGGTCCGCCGCAGGATGCGGGCGCAGGAGCTGTACGACGACGAGGGCCCCGGCCTGGAGGCGCTCGTCGCGGAGCGTCAGCGCGCCAAGGAGCTCACGTGGCGCTTCAACCTGATGAACCCGACGGACGTCCCGGGGCGCCAGGCGATCCTGCGCGAGCTGTTCGGTGCCATGGGCGAGCGCGTGTGGATCGAGGCGCCGCTGCAGGTGTCGTACGGCTACAACGTCTCGTTCGGTGACGACGTGTTCGTCAACGTGGGGTTCACGCTGGTCGACGACGTCGAGGTCACCATCGGGTCGCGCGTGATGATCGCCCCCAACGTCACGATCAGCGTCACGGGGCACCCCGTGCACCCCGAGCTGCGCTCCGGCATGTCCCAGTTCTCGGCGCCCGTGACCGTCGAGGACGACGTGTGGATCGGTGCGCACGTGGTGCTGCTGCCCGGTGTGCGGGTCGGCGCCGGCTCGATCGTCGGGGCCGGCAGCGTCGTGACGAAGGACGTGCCGCCCGGCGTCGTCGTCGGCGGCGTGCCGGCACGCGTCCTGCGGCCCATCACCGACGCGGACCGCGAGTTCACCTACCGGTCGCCCGGCACGCTGGCCTGA
- a CDS encoding PrsW family intramembrane metalloprotease translates to MSSHEPAPPATAVDVVPAQWVPDRRRTPARDVLAIVAAALIAVAALGAVALVLVQVGVGAGVVGTLLAVVPLTAVLLGVRWLDRWEPEPRGALLFGLLWGAGVAVLVSLVANELTMLAVAQVTGDLDAGVLAAMLVSAPVVEELAKAAGVLALFLARRRYFDGVVDGIVYAGVVAAGFAFTENILYFGQAGPTLAETFVLRGLATPFAHLLFTACTGAALGLAARSRHRHAAWWLLPLGLLIAMAGHAAWNATSVFAGDAYLAVFAVVQVPLFAGVVGLAFWLRRQECAVIRHRLSEYAGAGWFAPHEIDMLTSLRRRTTAVGWATRAGGKDAGAAMRRFQRDATTLAFRRQLAATGRTDLRQHAVSERDLLVAVTADRHLVLAAAAGR, encoded by the coding sequence GTGAGCAGCCACGAGCCCGCCCCGCCCGCCACCGCCGTGGACGTCGTCCCCGCGCAGTGGGTCCCCGACCGGCGCCGGACCCCCGCACGCGACGTCCTGGCGATCGTCGCCGCCGCCCTCATCGCGGTGGCGGCGCTCGGCGCGGTCGCGCTGGTGCTCGTGCAGGTCGGCGTCGGCGCGGGCGTCGTCGGCACCCTGCTGGCCGTCGTGCCGCTGACCGCGGTGCTGCTGGGCGTGCGCTGGCTCGACCGCTGGGAGCCCGAGCCGCGCGGCGCCCTGCTCTTCGGGCTCCTGTGGGGCGCGGGCGTCGCGGTCCTGGTCTCCCTCGTCGCCAACGAGCTGACGATGCTCGCGGTCGCGCAGGTGACCGGGGACCTCGACGCGGGGGTGCTCGCCGCCATGCTGGTGTCGGCCCCCGTCGTCGAGGAGCTCGCCAAGGCCGCGGGCGTGCTCGCGCTGTTCCTCGCCCGGCGCCGCTACTTCGACGGCGTCGTCGACGGGATCGTCTACGCGGGGGTCGTCGCGGCGGGCTTCGCGTTCACCGAGAACATCCTGTACTTCGGCCAGGCGGGCCCCACGCTGGCCGAGACGTTCGTGCTCCGCGGGCTCGCGACGCCGTTCGCGCACCTGCTGTTCACGGCGTGCACCGGCGCCGCCCTGGGGCTGGCCGCCCGGTCCCGCCACCGGCACGCCGCCTGGTGGCTGCTGCCGCTGGGGCTCCTCATCGCCATGGCGGGGCACGCGGCGTGGAACGCGACCAGCGTGTTCGCGGGCGACGCCTACCTCGCGGTGTTCGCGGTCGTGCAGGTGCCCCTCTTCGCGGGCGTCGTCGGCCTGGCGTTCTGGCTGCGCCGCCAGGAGTGCGCGGTGATCCGCCACCGCCTGTCGGAGTACGCCGGCGCCGGCTGGTTCGCCCCGCACGAGATCGACATGCTGACGTCGCTGCGACGCCGCACGACGGCGGTCGGGTGGGCGACGCGCGCCGGCGGCAAGGACGCGGGCGCGGCGATGCGCCGGTTCCAGCGTGACGCGACGACCCTCGCGTTCCGCCGGCAGCTCGCCGCGACGGGCCGCACGGACCTGCGGCAGCACGCCGTGTCCGAGCGCGACCTCCTCGTCGCCGTCACCGCGGACCGCCACCTGGTCCTGGCGGCGGCCGCCGGGCGCTGA
- a CDS encoding cupin domain-containing protein, with protein sequence MTSLPGGVSVSRLRVYDWPAPDGVGRAGSGTPHVHIASSEAYVVLSGTGAVHTLGPEGVAEHALRPGVVVTIDPGVVHRVVNDGDLEVLVVMANAGLLEAGDAVMTFPPAALTDVATYRDVASLPVGGAHADVTDEQVAAAVRARRDLALVGYNQLREAVERAGARAALQPFHEAAVRLVRPSVPRWQDLWGRTAFAETDATAGVLEGLMRGSAPHLRAGRAERLESVPAPRRYGMCGRLETWDLG encoded by the coding sequence ATGACCAGCCTGCCCGGGGGAGTGTCCGTCAGCCGGTTGCGGGTCTACGACTGGCCGGCACCCGACGGCGTCGGACGTGCCGGGAGCGGGACGCCGCACGTCCACATCGCCTCGAGCGAGGCGTACGTCGTGCTGTCCGGCACGGGCGCGGTCCACACGCTCGGCCCCGAGGGTGTCGCCGAGCACGCGCTGCGCCCGGGTGTGGTCGTCACGATCGACCCCGGCGTCGTCCACCGCGTGGTGAACGACGGCGACCTGGAGGTCCTCGTCGTCATGGCGAACGCCGGCCTGCTCGAGGCGGGCGACGCCGTCATGACGTTCCCTCCGGCGGCGTTGACGGATGTCGCGACGTACCGGGACGTCGCCTCGCTGCCCGTCGGCGGGGCGCACGCCGACGTCACAGACGAGCAGGTCGCCGCCGCCGTCCGCGCGCGCCGCGACCTCGCGCTCGTGGGCTACAACCAGCTGCGGGAGGCGGTCGAGCGGGCCGGCGCGCGCGCCGCGCTGCAGCCGTTCCACGAGGCCGCCGTCCGGCTCGTGCGGCCGTCGGTCCCACGCTGGCAGGACCTGTGGGGGCGGACGGCGTTCGCCGAGACCGACGCCACCGCCGGCGTGCTCGAGGGCCTCATGCGCGGGTCCGCCCCGCACCTGCGGGCCGGGCGTGCGGAGCGCCTCGAGTCGGTCCCCGCGCCTCGCCGGTACGGCATGTGCGGCCGCCTGGAGACGTGGGACCTGGGCTGA
- a CDS encoding TetR/AcrR family transcriptional regulator — protein sequence MSETSTAVDGAADATVSRRRRHTRERLLDAAFDLFADEGVDATSIEAVCERAGFTRGAFYSNFDNKYALLLALAAREHQRRLHELRSALAVAQGECAQGAGIDVDAMARFLEILLERISDDRRWRVISAELTLLAMRQPEIARHHHDLDREMTDEVADEIERLMPTLGRRLVLPARQVLRVLAAGYLADLNAADLSGDPQPAARARAEAATWLPTVADRLTVPL from the coding sequence ATGAGCGAGACCAGCACCGCGGTGGACGGCGCCGCCGACGCCACCGTCTCGCGCCGCCGCCGGCACACCCGCGAGCGCCTGCTCGACGCCGCGTTCGACCTGTTCGCCGACGAGGGCGTCGACGCGACGTCGATCGAGGCCGTCTGCGAGCGCGCCGGCTTCACCCGCGGCGCGTTCTACTCGAACTTCGACAACAAGTACGCCCTGCTCCTCGCGCTGGCCGCGCGTGAGCACCAGCGCCGCCTGCACGAGCTGCGCAGCGCCCTCGCGGTCGCGCAGGGCGAGTGCGCGCAGGGCGCCGGCATCGACGTGGACGCGATGGCCCGGTTCCTCGAGATCCTGCTCGAGCGCATCTCCGACGACCGCCGCTGGCGCGTCATCAGCGCCGAGCTCACGCTGCTCGCGATGCGGCAGCCCGAGATCGCGCGCCACCACCACGACCTGGACCGGGAGATGACCGACGAGGTCGCGGACGAGATCGAGCGCCTCATGCCCACGCTCGGCCGCCGGCTCGTCCTGCCCGCGCGGCAGGTCCTGCGCGTGCTCGCCGCGGGCTACCTGGCCGACCTGAACGCAGCGGACCTCTCGGGCGACCCGCAGCCCGCGGCCCGCGCCCGTGCGGAGGCGGCGACGTGGCTGCCCACGGTCGCCGACCGGCTCACGGTCCCCCTCTGA